The genomic segment CGCCGCTCGCGGTCGCGCCGAGCGTAGCGGCGTGCAGGTGCGCTTGCTCGGCGACGACCTCGAGGGTGAAGCGCGGGATCTGGGCCGCGCCCAGGGGCGCTTGGCGCTCACCGCCCAGGGCGAGATCAACGCCCCGCTGCTGATCCTCTCCGGCGGCGAGACCAGCGTCACCGTCAAGGGCGACGGTCGCGGCGGGCGCAACGTCGAGTACCTGCTGGGGCTGTTCGATACCCTCAAGGGGACGCCGGGCATCTATGCCCTGGCCATCGATACCGACGGCATCGACGGGTCCGAAGACAACGCCGGGGCGCTGTTCGGTCCCGAGTGCTGGGACCGCGCCCGAGCGGCGCGGCTATCGGTCGCCGACCATCTGGCGCGCAACGACGCCTACAGCTTCTTTGCCGCGCTCGACGACCTGATCATCACCGGCCCGACCCGCACCAACGTCAACGACCTACGCGCCATTCTGGTGCTGCCGAGGACCTCATGAGTATCGACCTGCCTGCCATCCGCCGCACCAAGATCGTCGCCACCCTGGGCCCGGCCAGCGACCGCGACGGCGTCCTCGAAGCCATGCTCGAGGCCGGCGTCGACGTGGTGCGCCTCAACTTCTCCCACGGCAGTGCCGACGACCACCGCCGCCGCCTGGCCCGGGTCCGCGAGATCGCCGCGCGCCTCGGCAAGAGCGTCGCCGCCCTCGGCGACCTGCAGGGCCCCAAGATCCGCATCGCACGCTTTGCCGACGGCGCCGTGACCCTCGACGAGGGCGCCCCCTTCATCCTCGACATGGCGCTGGACAGCGACGCCGGTGACGCCTCCCGGGTCGGCTGCGACTACAAGACCCTGGCCGCCGACGTCGCCGTCGGCGACCGCCTGCTGCTCGATGACGGTCGCCTGGTGCTCGAGGTCAGCGCCATCCAGGGCGACGAGGTCCACACCACGGTGGTGGTCGGCGGCAAGCTGTCCAACAACAAGGGCATCAACAAGCAGGGCGGCGGCCTCTCCGCCGCCGCCCTCACCGACAAGGACAAGGCCGACCTCGAGACCGCCATCGACATCGGCGTCGACTACCTGGCGGTCTCCTTCCCGCGCTCCGCCGCCGATATGCAGGAAGCGCGCCGCCTGCTCGGCGAGGCCGGCAAGGAGATCGGCCTGGTGGCCAAGGTCGAGCGCGCCGAGGCGGTGGCCGACGAGGCCACCCTCGACGGCATCATCCTCGCCTCCGAGGCGGTGATGGTGGCCCGCGGCGACCTCGGCGTGGAGATCGGCGACGCCCAGCTGATCGGCGTGCAGAAGCGCATGATCAAGCGCGCCCGCAGCCTCAACCGCGCGGTGATCACCGCCACCCAGATGATGGAGTCGATGATCGACTCGCCGCTGCCGACCCGCGCCGAGGTGTTCGACGTCGCCAACGCGGTGCTCGACGGCACCGACGCGGTGATGCTCTCCGCCGAGACCGCCGCCGGCGACTACCCGGTGGAGACCGTCGAGGCGATGCACCGGCTGTGCCTGGGCGCCGAGCGCGAGCGCACCGCCCAGGAGTCGGGCCACCGCATCCACGAAGGCTTCACCCAGGTCGACGAGACCATCGCGCTGTCGGCGATGTACGCCGCCAATCACCTCGAGGGCGTGGCCGCCATCGCCTGCATGACCGCCACCGGCTATACGCCGCTGATCGCCTCGCGGATCCGCTCGGGACTGCCGATCGTCGGCCTGGCTCACAGCGCCACCGCCCAGCGGCGCATGGCGCTGTATCGCGGCGTGGTCTCGCTGCCCTTCGACACCGCCGACATGGACCCCACCGAGCTCAACCGTCAGGCCATGGCGATTCTCAAGGACCACGGCATCGCCGAGGCCGGCCAACTGATGATCCTGACCCGCGGCGACCACATGAACGCCCACGGCGGAACCAACACCCTGAAGATTCTCGAGGTGCGCTGACAGGCGCGGCATATGGCGCCACACTAGCATGGGTAACCCATTGGCAAAGGGAGTCATGCATGGCGCGCGCATGGTGCTGTGACAAGGGCACGCTGGAGGGCGGCGATGCGCTGCTGGCGGACGTCAGCTTGCCGGCGGCGGTGATCCACGAGGCGCCGCTGGCGCACAATCTGGCCTGGATGCAGCGCTTTGCCGACGCCCACGGCGCGCGACTGGCGCCGCATGGCAAGACCAGCATGGCGCCGGCGCTGTTCCAGCGCCAGCGAGAAGCCGGCGCCTGGGGCATCACCCTGGCCACGGCGGCGCAGTGCCGGGCGGCCTTCGCCCACGGCACCACGCGCCTGCTGATGGCCAATCAGCTGGTGGGCGAGGCCAACATGGCGATCATCGCCGACCTGCTCGAGGCCGGCGCCGACGTCTACTGCGTGGTCGATGGCGTCGCCAATGTCCGTCACTTGGGGCGCTACTTCGCCGCCCGTGGCCTGCGACTCAAGGTGCTGATCGAACTCGGCATCGAGGGCGGCCGCTGCGGCTGCCGCGATCACGACCAGGTGCTGGCGCTGGGCGAGGCGATCGATGTCGAGCCGGCGCTAGTGCTGGCTGGCCTGGAGGGCTATGAAGGCGTGGTGCATGGCGACGACCCGGAAAGCGCCGTGCGCGCCTACGCCTGGCAGCTGGTGGAGGCCGCCCGAGCACTCGACCACGACGGCTTGATCGAAGCCGCAACGCCGATCATTACGGCCTCCGGCTCGGCTTGGTATGACCTGATCGCTGCCGCCTTCCGCGATGCACGCCTCGATGGGCGCATTATCTCGGTGCTGCGCCCCGGCTGCTATGTGGTCCACGACCACGGCCTCTACCGCGAGGCTCAGCGCGGCGTGCTGGCGCGACGCCCCGAGCTGCAGCAGGGCCTCGAACCGGCGCTGGAGGTGTTCGCCCAGATACAGTCGCTACCCGAGCCGGGGCTGGCCATCGCCGCCCTCGGCAAGCGCGATATCGCCGCCGACCAGCTGCCGCTGGCGCTGCGCCGCTATCGCGAGGGCGGCAGCCCGGACGAGCCGCTCTCGGTCGACGGCTGGCGGGTCACCAAGCTGATGGACCAGCACGCCTTCATCCATCTGCCCGACCCGATCGACGACGACGTGCGCATCGGCGATATCGTCGCCTTCGGTGCCTCCCACCCCTGCCTGACCTTCGACAAGTGGCGCCAGCTGCTGCTGGTCGACGACCGGCTGCGCGTGCGTGAGATCCTGCCGACGCTGTTTTGAATCACGCCCCTGCGATCCCGCGCTAGCCCGCAGCTGGCGCATCTTATCGACTAATGTCTAGCTAAGTGCCGCTGGGGCGATTCAGATGCTTTGTTCGCCATCGCCATAAGCTTTTTCGGAAACTTTTTTTCGCTTCATGAGTTTCCCGAACAGCAAACCTATTTCGTAAAGTAAATACATAGGTATCGCCAGTAGACTTTGGGAGATGATATCCGGCGGTGTCAGCAGCATGCCGACGACGAAGCAGCCGAGGAAGATGTAGGGGCGCTTCTTGGACAGGCTCTCTACGCTGGTGGCGCCGGAGAAGATCAGCAGGAAGGTGGCGATGGGGATCTCGAAGGCCACGCCGAAGGCGAAGAACAGCTTGAGCACGAAGTTGAGATAGGCGTTGATGTCGGTCATTACCGCTACGTTCTCCGGCCCGGTCTGGGTGAAGAACTGGAACAGCAGCGGGAACACCACGTAGTAGGCAAATGCCGCGCCGGCATAGAACAGCGCCACGCTGGAGGCGAGGATCGGAATCGCCAGGCTCTTCTCGTTGTCGTAGAGGCCCGGCGCGATGAACGCCCAGGCCTGGTGCAGTACGAAGGGCACGGCGATGAACACTGCCACCACCAGGGTCAGCTTGAAGGGCGCCAGGAACGGCGAGGCGACCTCGGTGGCGATCATCTGCGAGCCTTCCGGCAGCATGTCCATCAGCGGCTGCGCAACGAAGGTATAGATATCGTTGGCGAAGGCGTAGAGGCCGAGGAAGATCACCAGGATCACCACCACCGAGCGCATCAGCCGCGAGCGCAGCTCGATGAGGTGCTCGATCAAGGGGGCCTGGGACGCTTCATTGTGCTGGTTGCGCTGCTTGTCTCGAGAGGCGTCGTCGCTCATCGTGAGGGCGAATCCTTGTCACTGGGGGGCGATGATGGGGTGGCCTGCTCGGAGCCCACCGAGTCGCGCCGCGCCTTGCTCGCCAGCGCCTTGTCCAACCGCTCGCTGGCGGCAGGCGCCTCATCCTGGTCGGCTGCGGCGGGGCTGTGCTGGGCGTCACCCTTGGGCGGCGTGCCGCTATCGGGCTCGGCGTAGCGCTCCACGTCGCGCTTGACCCTGCCCAGGCTCTCGTCGAGCTTCTTCTGCTGTTCATCGAGTTTCTGGCGCAGCTCTTCCGCCTCGAGCTGGGCGTTGATCTCGCGCTGCATGCCCGACACGGTGCGCTTGATCTTGCCGATCCACAGGCCAGCGGTGTGTGCCGCCTTGGGCAAGCGTTCGGGGCCCAGTACCAGCAGGCTGGCGGTGCCGAGGATCAGCAGTTCGAGAAAGCCGATATCAGGCATAGTCGGTTACTTGCGCTCGCCTTGTGCCTTGGCTCTGTACCCGGCCTTGATGTCGTAGGCTGGGCTTGAGGGTTCATGGTCAAGCTGACCCTGAGGCTGGGGGCTATCACTTTCTTTTTCATCTTCGGCGTGCATGGCCTTCTTGAAGCCCTTGACGGCACCGCCCAGGTCGCCGCCGACGTTGCGCAGCTTCTTGGTACCGAACACCAGGATGATAATGCCGAGTACGATTAACAGCTGCCAGATACTGATGCCGCCTAACATGATGATTCTCCGCCGGAGTATAATGGTGGCCTTGGCCAATGACACGACATTGGCTGGACTGGGTCATACGTTGACAAGAGTGCATGGCGCCTTCTATAGGCCGTGACTTGTCAATTGCGTTGGGTCATCCATCTTGCCTGTCGTGCGAGATGATAATCTTGCCCAGGGAAACCCACGAGCTGAAGCCCGAAGGGCATGCCGGCGGCGGTCATTCGTGGGACAGAGAAGGCTGGCGCTCCCAAGAGGGTGCTGTACACCAGGAGGCGACGAGAGCCGGTAAATTCGAAGCCATGGGGCGCCGGCCCCGATGCCGCGGGCAGGATAAAGGCATCATAATCGCCGGCGAGTGCCTGCAGCCGTCCCTGTAGTTGGTGCTGGTCGATGAGTAGCTGACGGTACTGGGCGCGCGTCATACGGGAGGCGCTCTCCATCAGGCCGTGTATGCGCTCGCCAACCTTGCTGGGATGCGTTTCCACATAGTCTTGGAAGGGCCAGCGCATTTCATAGGCCAGCAGCTCCAGTGAGCGCTCTGGGGCATCATGCAGAGTGTCTACTAGCGCCTGCAGCAGCGGGTCATCCTCCGGCTCGACGAGGGTGATGCCGTCGAGGCGCAAGGTGTCGAGTTGCTGCTCGAAGGCGCTCAGGCTGGTGGCATCCAGATCCTCGAAACCATTGGTGCGCAGCACGGCCAGGTTGGCAGGCTTTCCTGGCGCTACTGGACCTTGCAAGGGCCCCGACAGCCCTGGGTGACACTGTTCCGGGGCGTACTCTGATACCCACCTGGCCAGCCACCAAGCATCGTCCACGCTGTCGGCTATCACACCTAGATGGTCGTGCGACTTCGACAAAGGATGTACCCCATTCAGCGACAGGGAGTTCAGTGTCGGCTTGAAGCCCACCACGCCACAGAACGATGCCGGCCGAATGATCGAGCCCTGTGTTTGGGTACCGAAACCTGCCGGAAACATCCCTGCGGCGACCCCTGCCGCTGTCCCCGATGATGACCCACCTGGCGTGTGTTCGGGGTTGTGAGGATTTGTCGTTGGGCCTGAGCGGCCAATAGCGAACTCGGTGGTCACGGTCTTGCCGATGGCAAAGGCGCCACCCTCTTTGATGGCGCGGACGCACGCGGCATCGGTCAAGGGGCGGTGCCCGCTGAAGATGCTGCTGTTCATTTCTGTCGGCATATCGCGCGTGTCGATGATGTCCTTGATACCGACTGGCATCCCATCGATGGGAGAAAGGGGCCGTCCTTCGGCGTAACGCTGGGAAGATGCATCGGCCCGCTCGCGAGCCTGCTCGAAGTCGTGATAGGTGAAAGCTTTTACCAACCCTTCGCGGTTCTCGATGGCCTCGATGCAGAGCTCCAAGTAATCTCTCGGCGAGCGGGATCCGTCGCGAAAATCTTTTGCAAGGTCGCTAAATGTAGGTTGTGTAGCAAGCAGAGGTGACGCCATGAGCACTCCTTTTCCTGTTGTTGGATGTACTGCCCCGAGCTTAGCCTGCATGTCATCTGTTGACAATATTCATTTTTGATCTAGCCTTTGGTAGGGTGAATAGCACATGATCTATGGTCTCATGACTCTCCTGTGGGCCACTCGGACAGGCTATCCCATGCGGATAGACATATTTTGCAGTATGCCTATCCTATTGAATTATCAATAATTTCAACTATAGGGGCTAATAATGTCTGATAAGTTAAACACTAGCCGCCGCCGTTTCCTACAGGGCTCGGTTGCGACAGTTGCTGGCGTAGCATTCGGCGGCAGCCTGCTTACCAAGCCCGTATTTGCTAACGAATTCCCCAGTGGTCGCATTGAAGTGCTGGTTCCCTTTTCACCAGGTGGTGGTACCGACCGCTCGGTACGACTTGTGACGCCCGCGTGGCAAACCGCCCTTGGCATGAGTGACCCCTTCCGCCTCAATCACTCTCCCGGTGCAGGGACTCTTATCGCACAGAATGCATTGAAGGACGCCTCACACGATGGCCACACCGTATTGTTCACGCCTGCACCGCACGTAGCCTGGCTAAGCGTATTGCAGTCAGATGAATTTTCTCTAGGGCAGGTCGCCTGGCTTGGGTCTTACTTTCAGGATCCCAACGTCCTACTGGTGCCCTCGGACTCGCCTTATCAGACTGCGCAAGAGCTCATCAATGATGCACGTGAAACTGGGAGAACCCTGACTGCCTCAGTGTCAAGCCCCATGTCGGCTGCACACGCTGCAACTGTAGTGCTGCGGGAGAGGGCCGGTATTAATATTCGCATCGTTCCGTTCGATGGCGGGGGGGAGGCACGTAACGCCGTAGCGGGCGGCCACGTTGATATGTGTATGGCTCCTTATTGGTCGGCCATCAACGTTCTCGAACTGACTCGTGCCCTGTGCATCTTTGCCGATGAAGACCCCTCCACTGGCCTATGGGATGCACCCCCGGCTAAAGATGAGCTCGATTTCGAGATGCCTAATCTTTATGAGCCCTATGGCGCCATGGTATCGGCGCAGGTCAGGGATGATCATCCCGATACTTTCGAGCGGCTTTCTTCAACCTTCATGCAAGCTCTTGAGTCCGATGAGTTCCGCGAAGCCGCAGAAGATCAGGACATCCACTTCTTTGCTCAGGCCTGGGGCCCGGACAGGATGAACCAATTCATCGAAGAGTATATTGCTCTGCTCGATGAGTTTCGTCCGGCCATGGAGCAGGACCTGGAAGAGATGTAATAAGATTTTCCAACAGCGCATTATGGCAGCCGTGGCTGCCATAATGTGATACACGCTATGGAAAGAGAAGAGACAGCATGTCCACTCAAGCTATCTTGCGAGTGCTGTTGGTACCGGCATTAATTCTGCTGGCCACTGCGCTCTACTGGTACAGCATTCAGGATGCTGCAAGTGGTGCTAGGCGCGTTCCCGACGTGGTCATGATCTTCATAATGATCATGTCTATAGTGGTAGTCGTGCGCGATTTTATGACGGGAGTAGGAGGTAGTGGAAAGCAACCTGCGCCGGACGAAGGCGCGCTAATGGATAGCCTCCGTCGCTGGGAAAAAATACATCGGAAGAGATTTGTCTTCACCACAATCAGCTTGGCATACTTCCCTGTCTTTTTGTCACTTGGCTTTAACATTGCAAATTTCTTGTTTCTTGCCTTGGCCCTGCCTCTATCTGGTCTGGGTGGAGAGCGATCAATGGGGCTACGCATTGGCCTAAGTCTGAGCATTTCCCTGTTCGCTACGCTGGTCTTCCATGTGCTGGCTCAAGTAATGGACTTCAATGTCCCGATATCCCCATTCGGCTTCTAAAGGGTACCACCCATGTATGATATCGATGCCATCTTGATGGGTTTGTTTGCCCTATTTCAAGCTCACACTCTGGCTTTCCTTTTGCTGGGTTTCTTTCTCGGCTTCTTCGTTGGTGCTATCCCTGGATTCAACGACGCCAATATCATGGCGATTTTACTACCTTTCACACTTCTGATGGAGCCAGTGGTTGCAATCGTATGCATGGCAGCTATCTATGCTGGTGCCCAAGCCGCAGGCTCGATACCTGCTATTCTGATGAATATTCCCGGGACGCCTGGCAACGCTGCGACCACCCTGGAAGGTTACCCCATGTCTAAGGCCGGCCGCTCGGGTTATGCTCTTGGTATCTCTCTGGCCGGATCTTCTATTGGAGCCATGCTAGGTGCGATCCTAGCCCTCATCTTTGCTCCGGTTCTTGGTATGTTCGCCTTGCGCTTTGGTCCAGCCGAAATGTTCATGGTGGCAGTGTTGGGACTGACGGTCGTCAGTACGCTGTCTGCAGAAAACATGAGCAAGGGACTACTGGTGGTTGGTTTTGGAATTCTGATCTCGCTAATCGGTGCAGATTCCATGACGGCTTTTCCACGAGGTACTTATGGTATTTCATTTCTTTATGACGGGATGCCGTTGATCCCGGTTCTGCTAGGCCTGTTCGGCTTCTCAGAGTTACTACTTTTGCTTGGCAAGAAGAGTATCTCTAGTCATGATGGCAGCCAGGCACAGGGCTGGTCTGAGATCATCCTTGGTGCGAAGGACGCTATCAAGCAAAGGACCAACCTTGTTCGCTCTTCTGTATTAGGCTTCTTTGTTGGAGTAATTCCCGGTGCTGGCGCCACCATTGGTTCGTTTTTGGCCTATGGCCAGGCTCGGCAATGGTCTCGCACGCCTGAAAAGTTTGGGAAGGGACACAACGAAGGGCTTGTGGCTACCGATTCCGCCAACAATGCTACTGCTACCGGAGCGATGGTACCCATGTTAACATTAGGCTTGCCCGGCAGCGCCTCTACCTTAGTGATGTTGGCGGCGCTGGTGTTGCATGGCGTTCGGCCGGGGCCACAGTTCTTCAATAACTTTCAGGTCGAGGCCTACACTATTTTGCTATCATTGTTTGTTGCATCTCTTCTGATCGGAGTTCTGGGGGTGTTTCTAAGTCGGGTAGCGCAGCGCGTGGTCTTTGTTCCCACAGCGATTCTGGTACCAATTGTCACCGTGTTGGTTTTTACTGGCGCGTATGCTTGGCGCTTCCTGGCCTTTGACATCATGCTGATGATAATCTTCGGTTTGATCGGGGTTCTGATGCGTGCGCACCGCTATCCTGTCCCGGCACTGATGCTGGCAATTATTCTCGGTCCAATGCTGGAGTCGAATTTCTTGCGAGCCACACGAATCGGTGGCTTAGAGTCGCTAATCGCTAGCCCAATCTCAATGGTTTTGTTGGCGATGATTGTCATATCGTTGGTGGCGCCCGGCATCATGTCTCTATCGCGCAGTTTGCGTAAGAATGCAAGGAGGACTTGAACGTATAGCTTGGTATGCAACCTGCTGCTGCGTGTGTTGAGACAATGGGCGTGAACTGAGCGGTGCCGGGATTCCATGAGGCTCCAAATCTTGAGAGGGTGGAGCCATGGGTACATCGAAACGTTACTCCCCCAAAGTGGGTTAGCAGGCGGCTCGTATGGTCTTCCAGCATCAGGCCGGTTATCCCACGCAGTAGGCGGCTATCGGTGTCATTGCGCCAATATCGGGTGTACACGAGAAACCCCGCGTAGCTGGGTCCGCAAGGCTGAACGCGACGCCGGGAGCAGGGAGGGCATGATTACCACCAAGCGTGAGCGAATCAAAGTGCTGGAGCGTGAGGGCCGGGAGTTGAAGCAGGCCAGCGAGATCCTGAAGTGCCCCCTTCTGAGCTGCACAGGCTATAGTGCAGCCATCAGGAGGACAGGATGAATGACGATAACCCCGTCAAGCGCCTGCTCGACGAGGACGAGAACTCGTGAGGTCGTTGCAGGCGCAGCTGGCTGAGGAAGGCCATGTGGTATCGCTCGTCACATTTTGTCGATGGCTGGGGCTTCCCCGGCGGACCTTGTATTACCGCCCCAAGCCGCGGCGTCGTGTGATCAATGCCGACCTGGCAGCGCGCGTGAAGCTGGCCCTGGAGCGGTTTCCCACCCCGGCTATCGCCGTCTAGCTTGCGTGCTTGGTGAGAACCGTAAGCCGATTCAGCGCATCCTTCAACTGAAGGGTTGGAAGGTGCGCAAGCGATCTTAGGGCCTTTGACTGCGCGCCAGGAGCCTGCCGTCTGTGGCCTCACGGCCAGATGAGCGCTGGGCCACCGATCTAACGCATGTGTGGTGCGGCAAGGATCGGCGGGCCAGCCTGGCGGTAATCATCGACTGCTGCACGCGGGAGATCCTTGGCTGGCCACTATCGGAAAACGGCAGCAGCAAGGCCGCTGAAGCGGCGCTGGAAGAGGCTCAGGTGCATCGATTCGGCGCACTGGGCCGTATTCATCAGCCGTTGGCCCTGCGCTCCGATAATGGTCTTGTCTTCAGCAGCCGACACTATACCGGGACGGTGAAGGCCTACGGACTCACCCAGGAGTTCACGACGCCCTATACGCCGGAACAGAACGGGCTCGTTGAGCGCTTTTTCCGGTCCTTGAAGGAAGAGTGCATTTGGCAACATCGGTTCGAGTCGCTGGGCCAGGCCCGAGCGGTCATCAGCCGCTGGATTCGGTACTACAACGAAGAGCGGCCACATCAGCCGTTGGGCTATGTGGCTACCCCGGGCACACCCGGCATTAGCTGCGTAGGGTCTGCAGAAACCAGGTGGTCATTACATGCCGATAGATTCAGCCCTCTAAAGGTGATATTGGATGTCATTAGTATCAGGTTTCCTGTTTGTGGCCGTGGTTTTTATGACCTCGGCGTTATCAGGTGTTTTTGGCATGGCCGGTGGGCTGGTGCTGCTCTGGTTTCTGTTGATACTGTTCCCCGTTGCTACGGCGATTGCGGTACATGGTGTCATCCAGCTTACAGCTAATGCTTCTCGGGCCTGGCTTTCACGGCGTTTCATAGCATGGAGAATCGTGTCACTTATGACTTTCGGTGTGGTAATAGCCGCAATCTGCCTGCTATTGGTCAACTACACGCCGAATGCCGTGACTGTCTCGCTACTGATCGGGCTGATGCCGATCCTGGTATGGATGCCCAAGGCCTGGTTCCACTTTAATGCAGCGAAAGCTAGTCATGCTATGGGCTGTGGTTTCGTGGCAGGAGGGTTGACCATCGCCGCTGGCTTGTCGGGACCGCTGATCGATATCTTCTTTATCCGCACCAACATGGATCGGCGTCAGGTGGTGGCCACCAAGGCGATGATCCAGGTGATATCGCACGGTATAAAGATCGTGTTTTACCTAGGGGCCGCATTGAGCTTGAGCAAGGGGGACTGGACTATGATCCTCCTTGCTGCCCCCTTCGCAATGCTGGGTACTCAGGCCGGTAACCGCATTCTGCAGCGCCTCACAGATGCCAATTTCCGTACCTGGACGCGTTGGATCGTCACCGCCATCGGCGGTTTCTATTTTATTCAGGGCGTTGCCATGGCTTTGTGAAGCCCGGCTGGCCAAGCTACAGGCCGGCGTGGGAGCAAAAAAATCGGCCAAATAACTGTTAACAGTTGACAGAAGGCAGATGGGCGTCGATAGTCGTATTTGAGCGAATTCATGC from the Halomonas sp. 1513 genome contains:
- a CDS encoding pyruvate kinase, with amino-acid sequence MSIDLPAIRRTKIVATLGPASDRDGVLEAMLEAGVDVVRLNFSHGSADDHRRRLARVREIAARLGKSVAALGDLQGPKIRIARFADGAVTLDEGAPFILDMALDSDAGDASRVGCDYKTLAADVAVGDRLLLDDGRLVLEVSAIQGDEVHTTVVVGGKLSNNKGINKQGGGLSAAALTDKDKADLETAIDIGVDYLAVSFPRSAADMQEARRLLGEAGKEIGLVAKVERAEAVADEATLDGIILASEAVMVARGDLGVEIGDAQLIGVQKRMIKRARSLNRAVITATQMMESMIDSPLPTRAEVFDVANAVLDGTDAVMLSAETAAGDYPVETVEAMHRLCLGAERERTAQESGHRIHEGFTQVDETIALSAMYAANHLEGVAAIACMTATGYTPLIASRIRSGLPIVGLAHSATAQRRMALYRGVVSLPFDTADMDPTELNRQAMAILKDHGIAEAGQLMILTRGDHMNAHGGTNTLKILEVR
- a CDS encoding amino acid deaminase, which encodes MARAWCCDKGTLEGGDALLADVSLPAAVIHEAPLAHNLAWMQRFADAHGARLAPHGKTSMAPALFQRQREAGAWGITLATAAQCRAAFAHGTTRLLMANQLVGEANMAIIADLLEAGADVYCVVDGVANVRHLGRYFAARGLRLKVLIELGIEGGRCGCRDHDQVLALGEAIDVEPALVLAGLEGYEGVVHGDDPESAVRAYAWQLVEAARALDHDGLIEAATPIITASGSAWYDLIAAAFRDARLDGRIISVLRPGCYVVHDHGLYREAQRGVLARRPELQQGLEPALEVFAQIQSLPEPGLAIAALGKRDIAADQLPLALRRYREGGSPDEPLSVDGWRVTKLMDQHAFIHLPDPIDDDVRIGDIVAFGASHPCLTFDKWRQLLLVDDRLRVREILPTLF
- a CDS encoding twin arginine-targeting protein translocase TatC; translated protein: MSDDASRDKQRNQHNEASQAPLIEHLIELRSRLMRSVVVILVIFLGLYAFANDIYTFVAQPLMDMLPEGSQMIATEVASPFLAPFKLTLVVAVFIAVPFVLHQAWAFIAPGLYDNEKSLAIPILASSVALFYAGAAFAYYVVFPLLFQFFTQTGPENVAVMTDINAYLNFVLKLFFAFGVAFEIPIATFLLIFSGATSVESLSKKRPYIFLGCFVVGMLLTPPDIISQSLLAIPMYLLYEIGLLFGKLMKRKKVSEKAYGDGEQSI
- a CDS encoding Sec-independent protein translocase TatA, which produces MLGGISIWQLLIVLGIIILVFGTKKLRNVGGDLGGAVKGFKKAMHAEDEKESDSPQPQGQLDHEPSSPAYDIKAGYRAKAQGERK
- a CDS encoding twin arginine-targeting protein translocase TatB, whose protein sequence is MPDIGFLELLILGTASLLVLGPERLPKAAHTAGLWIGKIKRTVSGMQREINAQLEAEELRQKLDEQQKKLDESLGRVKRDVERYAEPDSGTPPKGDAQHSPAAADQDEAPAASERLDKALASKARRDSVGSEQATPSSPPSDKDSPSR